The proteins below are encoded in one region of Candidatus Methylomirabilota bacterium:
- a CDS encoding polysaccharide deacetylase family protein: MRNTLLRLARAAGLFSLARRRVRGSLLILAYHGLAQSDEERWRPQLFMNRATFQRRLELIRRWDVPIVRLGDGLDHLKRNGDEPYAIAITFDDGYYNFASLVAPDLTRTRTEAMVYVCSYYSLHPGWPVFDLAVDYMFWSRPAGRVPGDVVGEVEPLTASTPAERAATVDRVYAFADRNKMGGRDKDALARTIAGHLGFPYDDMVQQRILCLMSGADLQTVARQGVEVALHTHRHAIRESPVGLRQEVTDNRGALKSLGVPPTDDFCYPSGEWAVDMWPALEEAGIRSATTCEPGVARPDTHRYALPRFLDSEIVDEIEFEAWVSGFMPWLYALTGRARKPAPQEGTP; encoded by the coding sequence GTGAGAAACACGCTGCTTCGCCTGGCCCGAGCCGCCGGGTTGTTTTCGCTGGCCCGCCGCCGAGTCCGCGGATCCCTCCTCATCCTGGCCTATCACGGCCTCGCCCAGTCCGACGAAGAGCGCTGGCGCCCCCAGCTCTTCATGAACCGCGCGACCTTTCAGAGGCGGCTCGAACTGATCCGGCGCTGGGACGTGCCGATCGTGCGGCTCGGTGATGGCCTCGATCACCTCAAGCGGAACGGCGACGAGCCCTACGCCATCGCGATCACGTTCGACGACGGCTACTACAACTTCGCGAGCCTCGTGGCGCCCGATCTGACCCGGACCAGGACCGAGGCCATGGTCTACGTGTGCAGTTACTATTCGCTCCATCCCGGATGGCCGGTCTTCGACCTCGCGGTCGACTACATGTTCTGGAGCCGTCCGGCCGGCCGCGTGCCGGGCGACGTCGTCGGCGAAGTCGAGCCGTTGACCGCGTCGACCCCCGCGGAGCGCGCCGCCACCGTGGATCGCGTGTACGCATTCGCGGACCGCAACAAGATGGGCGGGCGCGACAAGGATGCCCTGGCTCGCACCATCGCCGGTCATCTCGGGTTCCCGTACGACGACATGGTCCAGCAGCGGATCCTTTGCCTGATGTCCGGCGCGGACCTCCAGACGGTAGCGCGCCAGGGTGTCGAGGTAGCGCTCCATACCCATCGCCACGCGATCCGCGAATCCCCGGTTGGTCTTCGCCAGGAGGTGACGGACAACCGCGGCGCCCTGAAGAGCCTGGGCGTGCCCCCGACCGACGATTTCTGCTATCCCAGCGGGGAATGGGCGGTCGACATGTGGCCGGCCCTCGAGGAGGCCGGCATCCGGTCCGCCACCACCTGCGAGCCTGGAGTCGCGCGCCCGGACACGCATCGGTATGCGCTGCCGCGCTTTCTCGACTCGGAGATCGTCGACGAGATCGAGTTCGAGGCGTGGGTG